In Shewanella sp. VB17, a single genomic region encodes these proteins:
- a CDS encoding NTP transferase domain-containing protein, with the protein MIVNSKNEALTLVIMAAGLGNRFGGDKQLAAFGPNGETMLELSILSASRAGFLSVVLIIRPELEQALETIFLTRLKDKLPTNFRYQYCYQAMDDLPVAALEACIDVSHRVKPWGTAHALWCARDKVNGNMAVINADDYYGDTAFELLVAGLSESELDWMLVAYPLSLTLSDHGGVNRGVCLVENERLLHVTEWTNIRQDELGLIGSFNGKEGVLPSSVPVSMTCWGFTPDIFLAIEAKLTQFVTSQGTEPKSECFLPDVVQQAMVEGADGNVLNQKIIRVKTAQEPWFGVTYAQDAAWVRQQLSERLDNKYKEITRD; encoded by the coding sequence ATGATTGTGAATAGCAAAAATGAAGCATTAACTTTAGTTATTATGGCTGCGGGTTTAGGCAACCGTTTTGGTGGTGATAAGCAGCTGGCAGCTTTTGGTCCCAATGGCGAAACCATGCTTGAGTTGTCCATACTCTCTGCCAGTCGCGCAGGATTCCTCTCCGTGGTGTTAATTATTAGGCCAGAGCTTGAGCAAGCTTTGGAAACTATTTTTTTGACCCGCTTAAAGGACAAGTTGCCAACTAATTTTAGGTATCAATACTGTTATCAGGCGATGGATGATCTTCCTGTTGCCGCGTTGGAAGCCTGCATCGATGTTAGCCATAGAGTGAAACCTTGGGGAACAGCTCATGCACTCTGGTGCGCACGCGATAAAGTAAACGGTAACATGGCAGTCATTAACGCTGATGATTATTATGGTGACACCGCTTTTGAGTTACTGGTGGCTGGTTTAAGTGAGTCAGAATTGGATTGGATGCTGGTCGCGTATCCCTTGTCTTTGACCCTCTCTGATCATGGCGGTGTTAACCGGGGAGTTTGTTTGGTTGAAAATGAACGACTGTTACACGTGACTGAGTGGACGAATATACGTCAGGATGAGTTGGGGCTAATTGGCAGTTTTAATGGCAAGGAAGGAGTCTTACCATCTTCAGTACCAGTCTCTATGACGTGCTGGGGGTTTACCCCTGATATATTTTTGGCGATTGAAGCTAAGTTAACTCAGTTTGTTACCTCTCAGGGTACGGAACCCAAATCTGAATGTTTTTTACCTGATGTTGTTCAGCAAGCGATGGTTGAGGGAGCTGATGGTAATGTGCTCAATCAAAAAATAATTCGAGTTAAAACGGCTCAAGAACCTTGGTTTGGGGTAACTTACGCTCAGGATGCTGCGTGGGTAAGGCAGCAGCTATCGGAACGATTAGATAATAAGTATAAGGAAATTACTCGTGATTGA
- a CDS encoding aminoglycoside phosphotransferase family protein: MIDFIRQSVLPHFNIPAVGTSVSFLGNGHINDTFLVRWNMGELVLQKINTNVFKTPHALVSNSHKIAVHLAQKSINDEYQLSVAEPLLTQDKRLAVDLGEHGFWRAIKYLAHSHSIEVVRCEEEAFAAAKAFGHFSFALRDLDATELEDVIPQFHHLPNRIIQLQQAAEHDKLQRLEACRPWVEWVFSQQSLMQELAELSPRLPLRTCHNDTKINNMLYDKRDMSCLAIIDLDTCMKGHLMYDFGDMVRTFTSPEEEDSTVLDNVHVREPIFAAICHGYLSELDSVLSEDEKLSLWLGARVICLMIGVRFLTDHLNGDAYFHIHHENHNLERAANQFTLYKSLLAQESVLTRYFNLVH; the protein is encoded by the coding sequence GTGATTGATTTTATTAGGCAGTCAGTTTTGCCTCATTTTAACATTCCAGCTGTGGGTACAAGCGTGTCTTTTTTAGGTAATGGTCATATTAACGATACTTTTTTGGTTCGTTGGAATATGGGAGAATTAGTGTTGCAAAAAATCAATACTAATGTCTTCAAAACACCGCATGCGTTAGTGAGTAACTCGCATAAAATTGCCGTTCATCTTGCTCAAAAATCGATTAATGATGAATACCAGTTAAGTGTCGCTGAGCCTTTATTAACACAAGATAAACGACTTGCAGTCGATCTTGGAGAGCATGGATTTTGGCGTGCTATCAAGTACCTAGCGCACAGTCATAGCATCGAAGTCGTCAGGTGTGAAGAGGAGGCCTTTGCCGCTGCTAAAGCGTTTGGTCATTTCTCTTTTGCGTTGAGGGATCTTGATGCGACAGAGCTCGAAGATGTTATCCCGCAATTTCATCATCTTCCTAATCGTATTATTCAACTTCAGCAAGCTGCAGAGCATGATAAGTTGCAAAGGTTAGAGGCTTGTCGTCCTTGGGTCGAATGGGTTTTTTCACAACAGTCATTGATGCAGGAGCTGGCAGAATTATCACCTAGATTGCCTTTAAGAACCTGTCACAATGATACTAAAATCAATAATATGCTGTATGACAAAAGGGATATGAGTTGCTTAGCTATTATTGATCTCGATACGTGTATGAAAGGTCATTTAATGTATGACTTTGGCGACATGGTACGAACCTTTACCTCACCAGAGGAGGAAGATTCTACGGTATTAGATAATGTGCATGTGCGGGAGCCCATTTTTGCCGCCATTTGTCATGGGTATTTAAGTGAGCTTGACTCAGTGCTTAGTGAAGATGAAAAATTGAGTTTATGGTTGGGTGCACGGGTGATTTGTTTAATGATCGGAGTGCGTTTTTTAACGGATCATCTTAATGGTGATGCTTACTTTCACATTCATCATGAAAACCATAATCTAGAGCGTGCTGCCAATCAGTTTACCTTGTATAAAAGCTTATTGGCGCAAGAGTCCGTATTAACCAGATATTTTAATTTGGTGCATTAA
- a CDS encoding YicC/YloC family endoribonuclease, translating to MIQSMTAYARIEHKAEWGTASWEIRSVNQRYLETYLRLPEHFRNLEPLLRDRLRKRLNRGKIEVNLRYDLNDNQSNELQLNQDLAKQLVTAANWLKKEAGQGELNLVDILKWPGVMSGSEQDMDSLGKELLSAFDDAIDQFIEARGREGDAIKVMLQTRLDAIVEQVAIVREHMPTIMQWQRDKLINRLAEITGELDPARMEQEMVILAQKMDVAEEMDRLDAHVAETQRILQKGGAQGRRLDFMMQEFNRESNTLASKSISADVTAAAVELKVLIEQMREQIQNVE from the coding sequence ATGATCCAAAGCATGACAGCCTACGCTCGTATCGAGCACAAAGCAGAATGGGGCACAGCCTCTTGGGAAATTCGTTCAGTCAATCAGCGCTACTTAGAGACTTACCTACGCCTACCTGAACACTTCCGAAACCTAGAACCTCTGCTAAGAGACCGTCTACGCAAGCGTCTAAATCGTGGTAAAATTGAAGTAAACCTCAGATACGATCTCAATGATAATCAAAGCAATGAACTCCAACTCAACCAAGACTTGGCCAAACAACTCGTCACAGCGGCGAACTGGCTAAAAAAAGAAGCGGGTCAAGGTGAACTCAACCTGGTTGATATCTTAAAGTGGCCAGGGGTCATGTCTGGTTCAGAGCAAGATATGGATAGCCTAGGCAAAGAGCTGCTCAGTGCATTTGACGATGCTATCGATCAATTCATCGAAGCACGTGGCCGTGAAGGTGACGCCATCAAGGTCATGCTACAAACCCGCCTAGACGCCATCGTCGAACAAGTCGCGATTGTGCGCGAACACATGCCAACCATTATGCAATGGCAGCGCGACAAGTTGATTAATCGCCTTGCTGAAATAACCGGCGAACTGGACCCAGCACGCATGGAACAAGAGATGGTTATCTTAGCTCAGAAAATGGACGTTGCCGAAGAAATGGACCGACTCGACGCACACGTGGCTGAAACTCAACGAATCCTTCAAAAAGGAGGCGCACAAGGCCGCCGGTTAGACTTTATGATGCAAGAATTCAACCGCGAGTCAAACACCTTAGCCTCTAAATCAATCAGCGCAGACGTCACTGCAGCCGCAGTAGAACTTAAAGTGTTAATCGAACAGATGAGAGAGCAGATCCAGAACGTAGAGTAA
- a CDS encoding HipA N-terminal domain-containing protein — protein MAVLDIYMNGYFVGELTKSATGSHLFKYAQQWLDNLNSG, from the coding sequence ATGGCTGTTCTCGATATTTATATGAATGGCTATTTTGTCGGCGAGTTGACTAAATCTGCCACAGGATCCCATCTATTTAAGTATGCACAGCAATGGTTAGATAACCTGAACTCGGGATAA